From one Streptomyces mobaraensis genomic stretch:
- a CDS encoding DUF72 domain-containing protein, with the protein MEKYLVGTCSWTDPALRGSGWYPPAARDDPEERLRHYAARFPVVEVDATYYGLPSTRNCALWAGRTPPGFVFDVKAFATLTGHSAHAGALPPDLRPPGPPQRRLTPARLPRGVVDELWRRFTGALRPLWDAGRLGAVLLQFPPWVRAGERGHAFLADCRRRAGRLPLAVEFRHPGWLAPGERERTLDVLRTHGMSLVAVDTAQDVPDAMPPVAAVTRPELAVVRFHGRSAAWRTGGKEDAYRHSYTAEELTPWRDRIRRLAGEAEQVHVLFNNCCGDAAVRSAAVMRELLEV; encoded by the coding sequence ATGGAAAAGTACCTCGTCGGCACCTGCTCCTGGACCGACCCCGCCCTGCGGGGCAGCGGCTGGTACCCGCCGGCCGCGCGCGACGACCCCGAGGAGCGGCTGCGGCACTACGCCGCCCGGTTCCCCGTCGTGGAGGTCGACGCGACGTACTACGGGCTGCCCAGCACCCGCAATTGCGCGCTCTGGGCCGGCCGCACCCCGCCCGGCTTCGTCTTCGACGTCAAGGCGTTCGCCACCCTGACCGGCCACTCCGCCCACGCCGGCGCCCTGCCGCCCGACCTCCGCCCGCCCGGACCCCCGCAGCGCCGGCTGACCCCCGCCCGGCTCCCGCGCGGCGTGGTGGACGAGCTGTGGCGGCGCTTCACCGGCGCGCTGCGCCCGCTGTGGGACGCGGGGCGGCTGGGGGCGGTGCTGCTGCAGTTCCCGCCGTGGGTGCGGGCGGGGGAGCGGGGGCACGCGTTCCTGGCCGACTGCCGGCGGCGCGCGGGCCGGCTGCCGCTGGCCGTCGAGTTCCGGCACCCGGGCTGGCTGGCCCCGGGGGAGCGGGAGCGCACGCTGGACGTGCTGCGGACGCACGGGATGTCGCTGGTGGCCGTGGACACCGCCCAGGACGTGCCGGACGCCATGCCGCCGGTGGCCGCCGTCACCCGGCCCGAGCTGGCGGTGGTGCGCTTCCACGGGCGGTCGGCCGCGTGGCGCACCGGCGGGAAGGAGGACGCGTACCGGCACTCCTACACGGCCGAGGAGCTCACGCCCTGGCGGGACCGGATCCGCCGGCTGGCCGGGGAGGCCGAGCAGGTGCACGTGCTGTTCAACAACTGCTGCGGCGACGCGGCGGTGCGGTCGGCGGCGGTGATGCGGGAGCTGCTGGAGGTGTGA
- a CDS encoding AraC family transcriptional regulator: MPTTRPRGDERGGHGIRIRHTPHATTGHRPLRAGTEVDAHRHDEHQIVYAGRGVLSVTTDEGSWIAPGNRALWIPAGTVHEHRAYGDTEIHLVGLPLAENPLSLNRPAVIGVGPLLRELILAYTEEPTDPTAASTAAPTAERLRLRAVLLDRLRRSDEQPLHVPAPRDPRLAAVCAVLRDDPADHRTLAQLGAAYGAGERTLTRLFRSELGMSFPQWRTQVRLHHALLLLAEGASVSTVARRCGWASSSAFIDVFRRAFGHTPGAHRTRFPP, from the coding sequence GTGCCGACGACACGACCGCGGGGGGACGAGCGAGGCGGGCACGGGATCCGTATCCGGCACACACCGCACGCGACCACCGGCCACCGGCCGCTGCGCGCGGGGACGGAGGTCGACGCGCACCGGCACGACGAGCACCAGATCGTCTACGCGGGCCGCGGCGTCCTCTCCGTCACGACGGACGAGGGCAGCTGGATCGCGCCGGGCAACCGGGCGCTCTGGATCCCGGCCGGCACGGTGCACGAGCACCGCGCGTACGGCGACACCGAGATCCACCTCGTCGGACTGCCGTTGGCGGAGAACCCGCTGTCCCTCAACCGGCCGGCCGTCATCGGCGTCGGCCCGCTGCTGCGGGAACTGATCCTCGCCTACACCGAGGAGCCCACCGACCCCACCGCGGCCTCCACGGCGGCCCCCACGGCGGAACGCCTCCGCCTGCGCGCCGTCCTCCTCGACCGGCTCCGCCGCTCCGACGAACAGCCCCTGCACGTCCCCGCCCCCAGGGACCCCCGCCTGGCCGCGGTCTGCGCCGTCCTCCGCGACGACCCCGCCGACCACCGCACCCTCGCCCAGCTCGGCGCGGCGTACGGCGCCGGCGAACGCACCCTCACCCGGCTCTTCCGCTCCGAACTCGGCATGAGCTTCCCGCAGTGGCGCACCCAGGTCCGGCTGCACCACGCGCTGCTCCTGCTGGCCGAGGGCGCCTCGGTCTCCACCGTGGCCCGCCGCTGCGGCTGGGCGTCGAGCAGCGCCTTCATCGACGTCTTCCGCCGGGCCTTCGGCCACACACCGGGGGCCCACCGGACGCGCTTCCCGCCGTGA
- a CDS encoding MerR family transcriptional regulator, with amino-acid sequence MDTSAGDTGADETVAGQTDAGGTGAGGLCIGEAVRATGMSVDTLRFFEREGLLLRPVPRNAAGRRVYEQADVDWLLLVGRLRASGMPVATVGRFAALVRSGPGNEAQRLELLREHERAVRARIAALGADLEVIRHKVAVYERHVSEGTAAGLWAPLPSAPADVP; translated from the coding sequence ATGGACACGAGTGCGGGCGACACGGGTGCGGACGAGACGGTTGCGGGCCAGACCGACGCGGGAGGCACCGGCGCGGGCGGCCTCTGCATAGGCGAGGCCGTGCGGGCGACCGGGATGAGCGTGGACACCCTGCGGTTCTTCGAGCGCGAGGGCCTGCTGCTGCGCCCGGTCCCGCGCAACGCGGCGGGCCGGCGGGTGTACGAACAGGCGGACGTGGACTGGCTGTTGCTCGTCGGCCGGCTCCGGGCGTCGGGCATGCCGGTGGCGACCGTCGGGCGCTTCGCGGCGCTGGTGCGGTCGGGGCCCGGGAACGAGGCGCAGCGGCTGGAGCTGCTCCGGGAGCATGAGCGGGCGGTCCGCGCGAGGATCGCCGCCCTCGGGGCGGACCTGGAGGTCATCCGGCACAAGGTGGCGGTCTACGAGCGGCATGTGAGCGAGGGGACGGCCGCCGGGCTCTGGGCTCCGCTTCCTTCCGCGCCCGCCGATGTCCCATAA
- a CDS encoding ABC transporter permease has product METEDRNPHTRPGPWERFRRSPFLPATVLVLIISAAAGLFAGSYTYAMANPTPHRIPTAVTGVPTPDVKRVEFVQGMERALDASLELHHYDTYAQARRAVEEQKVYAILRPRPRGAALDVSGASGATVAQLLSETAPKVGDAIGVRVAVTDINPLQEGDPRGLALFYISLAAVILGFVGAIQLSVHARSLNPAERVAFTLAYSALGSFAIAAIVDWGLGALRLPFGESWFILGLTMFTSGMVFTMFNTLFGRWAMLPTWGLMVLLGNPSSGGAVSWPLLPSPLGEIGRWLPPGASVNAQHAAVYFRGHQQLFPFAVLAVWAAVSTAVFWVWRHRHPGGRELGDRLVEAPQT; this is encoded by the coding sequence ATGGAAACGGAAGATCGGAATCCGCATACCCGGCCGGGCCCGTGGGAGCGCTTCCGGCGGTCCCCCTTCCTGCCGGCCACCGTGCTCGTCCTGATCATCTCGGCGGCGGCCGGCCTGTTCGCCGGTTCGTACACCTACGCCATGGCCAACCCCACCCCGCACCGCATCCCCACCGCCGTCACCGGGGTGCCCACCCCGGACGTCAAACGGGTCGAATTCGTCCAGGGCATGGAACGCGCCCTCGACGCGTCGCTCGAACTGCACCACTACGACACCTACGCCCAGGCCCGGCGGGCCGTCGAGGAACAGAAGGTGTACGCGATCCTGCGGCCCCGGCCGCGCGGCGCGGCACTGGACGTCTCGGGCGCCTCCGGCGCCACCGTCGCCCAACTGCTGAGCGAGACCGCGCCGAAAGTGGGGGACGCGATCGGGGTGCGGGTCGCCGTCACCGACATCAACCCGCTGCAGGAAGGCGACCCGCGCGGGCTGGCCCTCTTCTACATCTCGCTCGCGGCGGTGATCCTCGGCTTCGTCGGCGCCATCCAGCTCAGCGTCCACGCCCGCTCCCTCAACCCGGCCGAGCGCGTCGCCTTCACCCTCGCCTACTCGGCGCTCGGCAGCTTCGCCATCGCGGCCATCGTGGACTGGGGGCTGGGCGCGCTGCGGCTGCCCTTCGGGGAGTCGTGGTTCATCCTCGGCCTCACCATGTTCACCAGCGGCATGGTCTTCACCATGTTCAACACGTTGTTCGGCCGGTGGGCGATGCTGCCGACGTGGGGCCTCATGGTCCTGCTGGGCAACCCGTCCTCCGGCGGCGCGGTCTCCTGGCCCCTCCTCCCCTCCCCCCTCGGCGAGATCGGCCGCTGGCTCCCGCCCGGAGCCTCCGTCAACGCCCAGCACGCGGCCGTGTACTTCCGCGGCCACCAGCAGCTCTTCCCGTTCGCCGTCCTGGCCGTCTGGGCGGCGGTCTCCACGGCGGTCTTCTGGGTCTGGCGCCACCGCCACCCGGGCGGCCGGGAGCTGGGCGACCGGCTGGTGGAGGCACCGCAGACCTGA
- a CDS encoding DUF6098 family protein, whose product MTAPDALPVLTSLDDLVAMVERGKNLFVRWSRGPGTDLGPASSTDDLTGTSLPGLSVNALDVEPWWDDRPLRLWVARRLYDYCHLRRDKGPGVRPWVLDGREIGRGPDNEPLVRDVRPLAWIDTGVIDEAEREVVRQRGPWGPLRRSADGEPAG is encoded by the coding sequence ATGACCGCCCCCGATGCCCTGCCCGTTCTGACATCCCTCGACGACCTGGTCGCCATGGTCGAGCGCGGGAAGAACCTGTTCGTGCGGTGGTCGCGGGGGCCCGGGACGGATCTGGGCCCCGCCTCCAGCACCGACGACCTCACCGGCACCAGCCTGCCCGGCCTGTCCGTCAACGCTCTCGACGTCGAACCGTGGTGGGACGACCGCCCGCTGCGGCTCTGGGTCGCCCGGCGCCTCTACGACTACTGCCATCTGCGCCGCGACAAGGGCCCCGGCGTACGGCCGTGGGTGCTCGACGGCCGGGAGATCGGCCGGGGGCCCGACAACGAGCCGCTGGTCCGGGACGTACGCCCGCTCGCCTGGATCGACACGGGGGTGATCGACGAGGCGGAGCGCGAGGTCGTCCGCCAGCGCGGCCCCTGGGGACCACTCCGCCGGTCGGCCGACGGCGAACCGGCGGGCTGA
- a CDS encoding DUF2795 domain-containing protein: MTAKPNPIELQKSLGGMHYPADKETLVEHAKKKGADKTTLEALGNMPKKEYDSPAAVTEAVTKKK; encoded by the coding sequence ATGACAGCGAAGCCGAACCCCATTGAGCTCCAGAAGAGCCTCGGCGGCATGCACTACCCCGCCGACAAGGAAACCCTCGTCGAACACGCCAAGAAGAAGGGCGCGGACAAGACCACCCTGGAGGCGCTCGGCAACATGCCCAAGAAGGAGTACGACTCGCCGGCGGCCGTGACCGAGGCCGTCACCAAGAAGAAATAG
- a CDS encoding YihY/virulence factor BrkB family protein: MTATEKSTEGAGPGPGVERRAPDEPTQLRAGSWWSVLRRTAKEFVDDELADRAAGLTYYTMLSLFPALLVLVSLLGVVGKSATEKLLANLDHLAPGPVQDILTGAVRQAGASGGAGSVLAVAGLLGALWSASGYVAAFIRASNAVYDIKEGRPVWKLTPLRLVVTLVLMLLATASALIVVFTGGIARQAGTALGVGDEALTVWSVVKWPVLVLLVTVMIAMLYWAAPNVRGRGVRWVTPGSLVALVLWMAVSAGFAVYVANFGTYNKVYGTFAGLIVFLMWLWFTNLAILLGLEFDAELSRERAILGGHPEGEEPYVPPRDTRAWPPGDDGAA, translated from the coding sequence GTGACGGCGACGGAGAAGAGCACGGAGGGGGCCGGTCCGGGCCCCGGGGTGGAGCGGCGGGCCCCCGACGAGCCGACGCAGTTGCGCGCCGGCTCGTGGTGGTCGGTGCTGCGGCGGACGGCGAAGGAGTTCGTGGACGACGAACTGGCGGACCGCGCGGCCGGGTTGACGTACTACACGATGCTGTCCCTGTTCCCGGCGCTGCTGGTGCTGGTGTCGCTGCTGGGCGTCGTCGGGAAGTCGGCGACGGAGAAGCTGCTGGCGAACCTGGACCATCTGGCACCCGGCCCGGTGCAGGACATCCTCACCGGCGCGGTGCGCCAGGCGGGCGCGAGCGGGGGCGCCGGTTCCGTGCTGGCGGTGGCGGGTCTGCTGGGCGCGCTGTGGTCGGCGTCGGGCTATGTGGCGGCGTTCATCCGCGCCTCCAACGCCGTCTACGACATCAAGGAGGGGCGGCCGGTGTGGAAGCTGACGCCGCTGCGCCTGGTGGTGACCCTGGTGCTGATGCTGCTGGCGACGGCGAGCGCGCTGATCGTGGTGTTCACCGGCGGCATCGCCCGGCAGGCGGGCACCGCGCTGGGCGTCGGGGACGAGGCGCTGACGGTGTGGTCGGTGGTGAAGTGGCCGGTGCTCGTGCTGCTGGTGACGGTCATGATCGCAATGCTGTACTGGGCGGCGCCGAACGTGCGCGGGCGCGGCGTCCGCTGGGTGACGCCGGGCAGTCTGGTGGCCCTGGTGCTGTGGATGGCGGTCTCGGCGGGCTTCGCGGTGTACGTCGCGAACTTCGGCACGTACAACAAGGTGTACGGGACGTTCGCGGGTCTGATCGTCTTCCTGATGTGGCTGTGGTTCACCAATCTGGCGATCCTGCTGGGCCTGGAGTTCGACGCCGAGCTGAGCCGGGAGCGGGCGATCCTCGGCGGCCACCCGGAGGGCGAGGAGCCGTACGTGCCGCCCCGGGACACCCGTGCCTGGCCGCCGGGCGACGACGGCGCGGCGTGA
- a CDS encoding SDR family oxidoreductase encodes MSSATAGPRVAVVTGADSGIGRATAVHLARQGLDVGITWHSDRKGAERTAEEVRAHGRRAALARMDLTLLPEAADAVDALAGELGRIDVLVNNAGTGTATPYLDLDLETVRRVLDVDLVGPFLCGQRAARRMIRQGDGGRIVNVTSVHEHQPRVGAAPYCAAKGGLGLLTQVMALELAEHGITVNAVAPGEIATPMTGQEDVDVHGVHRPGVPAGRPGDAREVAAVIAFLCGSEASYVTGASWSVDGGMLRMGPQAGSHLRDDSWRRV; translated from the coding sequence ATGAGCAGCGCAACGGCCGGCCCCCGCGTCGCGGTCGTCACCGGCGCCGACTCCGGCATCGGCCGCGCCACGGCCGTCCACCTGGCCCGGCAGGGCCTGGACGTCGGCATCACCTGGCACAGCGACCGGAAGGGCGCCGAGCGCACCGCCGAGGAGGTCCGCGCCCACGGGCGGCGTGCCGCCCTGGCCCGGATGGACCTGACCCTGCTGCCCGAGGCCGCCGACGCCGTCGACGCGCTCGCCGGTGAACTGGGCCGGATCGACGTCCTCGTCAACAACGCCGGCACCGGCACGGCCACGCCCTACCTGGACCTCGACCTGGAGACCGTCCGGCGGGTCCTCGACGTCGACCTCGTCGGCCCGTTCCTGTGCGGCCAGCGCGCCGCACGGCGGATGATCCGGCAGGGCGACGGCGGCCGGATCGTCAACGTGACCAGCGTCCACGAACACCAGCCGCGCGTCGGCGCCGCCCCCTACTGCGCGGCCAAGGGCGGTCTCGGCCTGCTCACCCAGGTCATGGCCCTGGAACTCGCCGAACACGGCATCACCGTCAACGCCGTCGCGCCCGGCGAGATCGCCACCCCCATGACCGGCCAGGAGGACGTCGACGTGCACGGGGTCCACCGCCCCGGCGTACCGGCGGGACGGCCGGGGGACGCCCGGGAGGTGGCCGCGGTGATCGCCTTCCTCTGCGGGAGCGAGGCGTCCTACGTCACCGGCGCGTCGTGGAGCGTGGACGGCGGGATGCTGCGGATGGGACCCCAGGCGGGGTCGCACCTGCGGGACGACTCCTGGCGCCGCGTCTGA
- a CDS encoding imine reductase family protein translates to MYGMLGGFLHAAALVRSAGASVGDFTTEQLVPWLRAIAGILPGMAARVDSGDYTATGSDLAMQVSHDAIGDVSRAQGVGTELFDPLLGLMRRRVADGHGNEDLAGVVELLHRR, encoded by the coding sequence ATGTACGGCATGCTGGGCGGCTTCCTGCACGCGGCGGCGCTGGTGCGGTCCGCCGGGGCGTCGGTCGGAGACTTCACCACCGAGCAGCTGGTGCCGTGGCTGCGGGCCATCGCCGGGATCCTGCCGGGGATGGCCGCGCGGGTCGACAGCGGTGACTACACGGCCACCGGCTCCGACCTGGCCATGCAGGTGTCGCACGACGCCATCGGGGACGTCAGCCGCGCCCAGGGCGTCGGCACGGAGCTGTTCGACCCGCTGCTCGGCCTCATGCGCCGCCGGGTGGCCGACGGCCATGGGAACGAGGACCTGGCGGGCGTCGTGGAGCTGCTGCACCGCCGCTGA
- a CDS encoding DUF5133 domain-containing protein, producing the protein MLMAHPAVLANLVEQYTALDLLHAESGDPEARQRLDDVAYLLCLATGTNDVDAALIAARYRLPGARVRDDSLLAASE; encoded by the coding sequence GTGTTGATGGCTCACCCCGCTGTTCTGGCCAATCTCGTGGAGCAGTACACGGCGCTCGACCTGCTGCACGCGGAGTCGGGTGACCCGGAGGCGCGGCAGCGGCTGGACGACGTCGCCTACCTCCTCTGCCTGGCCACGGGCACCAACGACGTGGACGCCGCGCTGATCGCCGCCCGGTACCGGCTGCCGGGCGCCCGGGTCCGGGACGATTCCCTGCTGGCCGCGAGCGAATGA
- a CDS encoding NAD(P)-binding domain-containing protein: MPGTGRETEAATGRREARSVAVLGLGNMGTALAGTLLTAGHRVTVWNRTAARTAGPAECGAAVAATVGAAAGAADLVIVCVRDYPAVGELLDRAGPALKGRTVLNATNGSPAEGRSMAGRAAALGAGYLDCGVMAVPAMIGSPEALLLCSGSEAAYASWRDVLDALGRGSYLGEDPGLAPWPTWPC; this comes from the coding sequence ATGCCGGGAACAGGGCGGGAAACGGAAGCGGCGACCGGGCGGCGGGAGGCCCGTTCCGTGGCGGTGCTCGGGCTCGGCAACATGGGCACGGCCCTGGCCGGCACCCTGCTGACGGCCGGCCACCGGGTGACGGTGTGGAACCGGACGGCCGCCAGGACCGCGGGCCCGGCGGAGTGCGGCGCGGCGGTGGCCGCGACCGTCGGAGCGGCGGCCGGGGCCGCGGACCTGGTGATCGTCTGCGTCCGCGACTACCCCGCCGTCGGGGAGCTGCTGGACCGGGCCGGGCCCGCCCTGAAGGGCCGGACCGTCCTCAACGCCACCAACGGCTCCCCCGCCGAGGGCCGGTCCATGGCCGGGCGGGCGGCGGCCCTGGGCGCCGGCTACCTCGACTGCGGCGTCATGGCCGTGCCCGCGATGATCGGCTCTCCGGAGGCCCTGCTGCTGTGCAGCGGCTCCGAGGCGGCCTACGCGTCCTGGCGCGACGTCCTCGACGCCCTGGGCCGCGGCTCCTACCTGGGCGAGGACCCGGGGCTCGCCCCCTGGCCGACCTGGCCCTGCTGA
- a CDS encoding RICIN domain-containing protein, whose product MAFCAAVTLAGGLQGSAGAAGSHPAGPGTARPAAAPAPADVPDSGASRTDGTVFRNGTMSLGPAPAARRSVAAAPHGEGWQLDKATKLLATGYTVKFYDQKSADVLARYVKASAADLQRVTNIRYTVDTKPVGWDYSRPRGEVVIGLLKRPCVPGATPDVPWKVVRDGSGTANLSCGFYSSSLPDTATSGHAYIDSEFFTADGKAIPWMGETYLRNHISHELAHTMGMAHANRSEKRGDCAVGSDSGEKPVMCTPSDAYPDKRAGTYVQQFDMQGLRFLARGAGVALPPQGRVAGLAKKCLDVKGGKAANGTRVQLFTCNGGVAQSWIVQKDGTFRALGKCLDNAGNAKKNGNTIQLSDCTGGPAQKWKVDAKGRIVHVASGKVLDVTGGRTANGTMIQLYSANGSKGQVWSVPK is encoded by the coding sequence GTGGCCTTCTGCGCCGCGGTGACCCTCGCGGGCGGCCTCCAGGGCTCGGCCGGTGCCGCCGGCTCCCACCCGGCCGGGCCCGGCACCGCCCGTCCGGCCGCCGCGCCGGCCCCGGCGGACGTGCCGGACTCCGGCGCCTCCCGCACCGACGGCACGGTCTTCAGGAACGGCACCATGTCGCTGGGCCCGGCGCCCGCGGCCCGCCGGTCCGTGGCCGCGGCCCCGCACGGCGAGGGATGGCAGCTGGACAAGGCCACCAAACTGCTGGCCACCGGCTACACCGTCAAGTTCTACGACCAGAAGTCCGCGGACGTGCTGGCGCGTTATGTGAAGGCGTCGGCCGCGGACCTCCAGCGCGTCACCAACATCCGCTACACGGTCGACACCAAGCCGGTCGGCTGGGACTACTCCCGGCCGCGCGGCGAGGTCGTCATCGGCCTGCTGAAGCGGCCGTGCGTGCCGGGCGCCACCCCGGACGTGCCGTGGAAGGTGGTCCGGGACGGCTCGGGCACGGCCAACCTGAGCTGCGGCTTCTACTCGTCCTCGCTCCCCGACACGGCGACCAGCGGACACGCCTACATCGACAGCGAGTTCTTCACCGCCGACGGCAAGGCCATCCCGTGGATGGGCGAGACGTACCTGCGCAACCACATCAGCCACGAGCTCGCGCACACGATGGGGATGGCGCACGCCAACCGCAGCGAGAAGCGGGGCGACTGCGCGGTGGGCAGCGACTCCGGTGAGAAGCCCGTGATGTGCACGCCCAGCGACGCGTACCCGGACAAGCGCGCGGGCACCTACGTCCAGCAGTTCGACATGCAGGGGCTGCGCTTCCTCGCCCGGGGCGCCGGCGTGGCGCTCCCGCCGCAGGGCCGGGTGGCCGGACTGGCGAAGAAGTGCCTGGACGTCAAGGGCGGCAAGGCGGCCAACGGCACCCGCGTCCAGCTGTTCACCTGCAACGGCGGGGTGGCGCAGTCGTGGATCGTACAGAAGGACGGGACGTTCCGCGCGCTGGGCAAGTGCCTGGACAACGCCGGCAACGCCAAGAAGAACGGCAACACGATCCAGCTGTCGGACTGCACCGGCGGCCCCGCGCAGAAGTGGAAGGTCGACGCCAAGGGGCGCATCGTGCACGTCGCCTCGGGCAAGGTCCTCGACGTGACCGGTGGCCGGACGGCGAACGGCACCATGATCCAGCTGTACTCGGCGAACGGGTCCAAGGGCCAGGTCTGGTCCGTTCCCAAGTGA
- a CDS encoding SH3 domain-containing protein: MNSENRGKTAGKRAAAMAGLLAAATLGGAALAAPAHADDVYGHCRGEGVRIRAAASTSSSVVGLCYSDHRLAHRDVSGDGQWDKVYDVTTGVSGWISHGYWSW, from the coding sequence GTGAATTCCGAAAACCGGGGGAAGACCGCGGGCAAGCGTGCCGCCGCCATGGCGGGCCTGCTGGCCGCCGCCACGCTCGGCGGCGCCGCGCTGGCCGCGCCGGCGCACGCCGACGACGTCTACGGGCACTGCAGGGGCGAGGGCGTGCGCATCCGCGCCGCCGCGAGCACGTCCAGCTCGGTCGTCGGCCTGTGCTACAGCGACCACCGCCTCGCGCACCGCGACGTCTCGGGCGACGGCCAGTGGGACAAGGTCTACGACGTGACCACGGGCGTGTCCGGCTGGATCTCGCACGGCTACTGGAGCTGGTAG
- a CDS encoding acyl carrier protein, whose translation MATGETGFSDVVFDLVSVQYHSLKAGHDYGQYVRDAENAGKKEIAEFFRSVMAEDARRAAECHRFLKGLSGTKDAGPAAD comes from the coding sequence ATGGCCACGGGTGAAACCGGATTCAGTGACGTCGTCTTCGATCTCGTCTCGGTGCAGTACCACTCGCTCAAGGCGGGCCATGACTACGGGCAGTACGTCCGTGACGCCGAGAACGCCGGCAAGAAGGAGATCGCGGAGTTCTTCCGCTCGGTCATGGCCGAGGACGCGCGCCGCGCGGCCGAGTGCCACCGGTTCCTCAAGGGACTGTCGGGGACGAAGGACGCGGGTCCGGCCGCCGACTGA
- a CDS encoding oxidoreductase, translating into MNTPHHVPDDRMRRQRPLGSGFGAHSTADDVLAGIDLTGRTALVTGGASGLGLETTRALARAGARVLVAVRGPAAAEAAVRAALPAGPHAAVTVHALDLADPASIRDFADGFLATGRVLDLLIANAGVMACPETRTDAGLELHFAVNHLGHHALVNRLRPALNPAGSRVVTVASSGHFLSGIRWGDLHFRTGYDRWLAYAQSKTANALFALHLDTLGADDGLRAHSVHPGSILTPLQRHVPRDEQIAQGWMDADGTPAAGFKSPAQGAATTVWAATSPLLAGHGGTYCQDCDVAGPATTDDMLLGGVKPWAVDPEAAARLWDLSVRLTGQNAFA; encoded by the coding sequence ATGAACACACCGCACCACGTGCCGGACGACCGCATGCGCCGGCAGCGCCCGCTCGGTTCCGGCTTCGGAGCCCACAGCACCGCCGACGACGTCCTCGCGGGCATCGATCTGACGGGCCGGACCGCCCTGGTCACCGGCGGCGCCTCGGGCCTCGGCCTGGAGACGACGCGGGCCCTCGCCCGGGCCGGGGCCCGCGTCCTCGTCGCCGTCCGCGGGCCCGCCGCGGCGGAGGCCGCCGTGCGCGCGGCGCTCCCCGCCGGGCCGCACGCCGCCGTCACCGTCCACGCGCTCGACCTCGCCGACCCCGCGTCCATCCGGGACTTCGCCGACGGCTTCCTCGCCACCGGCCGCGTTCTCGACCTCCTCATCGCCAACGCCGGTGTCATGGCCTGCCCGGAGACGCGGACCGACGCCGGCCTGGAGCTCCACTTCGCCGTCAACCACCTCGGCCACCACGCCCTCGTCAACCGCCTCCGCCCGGCCCTGAACCCGGCCGGATCCCGGGTGGTGACGGTCGCCTCCTCCGGCCACTTCCTCTCCGGCATCCGCTGGGGCGACCTCCACTTCCGCACCGGGTACGACCGGTGGCTCGCCTACGCCCAGAGCAAGACGGCCAACGCCCTCTTCGCCCTGCACCTCGACACCCTGGGCGCCGACGACGGCCTGCGCGCCCACTCCGTCCACCCCGGCAGCATCCTCACCCCGCTCCAGCGGCACGTTCCCCGCGACGAGCAGATCGCCCAGGGGTGGATGGACGCGGACGGCACCCCGGCGGCGGGCTTCAAGTCCCCCGCCCAGGGCGCCGCGACGACCGTCTGGGCGGCCACCTCGCCCCTCCTGGCCGGGCACGGCGGCACGTACTGCCAGGACTGCGACGTCGCCGGCCCCGCCACCACCGACGACATGCTCCTCGGAGGCGTCAAGCCGTGGGCCGTCGACCCCGAGGCGGCGGCCCGCCTCTGGGACCTCTCGGTCCGGCTCACGGGGCAGAACGCCTTTGCCTGA
- a CDS encoding DUF5709 domain-containing protein yields the protein MSDDAMGDEVYQPVRSDTRDNPDDLDLENALDGDGLDEVLDEGWSPPEKPLAVTHHGTTAREQRERETLDQRLAEEVPEVAVPDGDGIGDAPRDGEPIDEEAGDVRAGRLTGTADLMPPRMNDVYARDVGVNGGAASAEEAAMHVVPEEPVVPPEEFEG from the coding sequence ATGTCCGACGACGCGATGGGTGACGAGGTCTACCAGCCGGTGCGTTCCGACACCCGGGACAACCCCGACGACCTGGACCTGGAGAACGCGCTCGACGGCGACGGCCTGGACGAGGTGCTCGACGAGGGCTGGTCGCCGCCGGAGAAGCCGCTGGCCGTGACCCACCACGGCACCACGGCCCGTGAGCAGCGCGAACGGGAGACGCTGGACCAGCGGCTCGCCGAGGAGGTGCCGGAGGTGGCCGTCCCCGACGGCGACGGCATCGGGGACGCGCCGCGCGACGGGGAGCCGATCGACGAGGAGGCCGGCGACGTGCGCGCCGGGCGGCTCACCGGGACGGCCGACCTGATGCCGCCCCGCATGAACGACGTGTACGCGCGGGACGTCGGCGTCAACGGCGGGGCCGCCTCCGCCGAGGAGGCGGCGATGCACGTGGTGCCCGAGGAGCCCGTCGTCCCGCCGGAGGAGTTCGAGGGCTGA